The following are encoded together in the Pedobacter steynii genome:
- a CDS encoding VOC family protein translates to MITKMSITNIHVIDQDSAYDFYVNKLGFKVVDDIPMGPDTRWLTVSPPEQPDLQLVLFPVKVSKMFPKEVAENLIDLIKKGIFGCGVLTCNDIFATYEELKSKGVEFIKAPTKEFYGTEALFKDDSGNYFSLQPINNFGNENDI, encoded by the coding sequence ATGATTACAAAAATGTCGATTACTAATATTCATGTCATAGACCAGGATAGTGCCTATGATTTCTATGTAAACAAATTGGGGTTTAAGGTTGTAGATGATATCCCTATGGGGCCAGATACCCGTTGGCTCACGGTCTCCCCTCCTGAACAACCTGATTTACAATTGGTATTGTTTCCAGTTAAAGTGAGTAAAATGTTTCCGAAAGAAGTAGCAGAAAATTTAATAGACCTCATCAAAAAAGGAATATTTGGTTGTGGTGTCTTAACCTGCAATGATATTTTCGCTACTTATGAGGAACTAAAATCCAAAGGGGTGGAATTCATCAAAGCACCGACAAAAGAATTCTACGGAACAGAGGCACTGTTCAAAGATGACTCAGGAAACTATTTTTCTTTACAACCTATAAACAACTTTGGCAATGAAAACGATATTTGA
- a CDS encoding helix-turn-helix domain-containing protein has translation MIAAEQYPKVYLYRRIVQAKLFIDNNYADKINLNNISDEAYFSKFHFIRLFKSIYGKSPHQYLKYVRIEKAKELLKNKVSVSEVCFLVGFDSISSFSGLFSKVVGESPSLYLANHQETKKRISQEPLAFVPGCYAYQHGWLENSNFEEVDE, from the coding sequence ATGATAGCAGCCGAACAGTATCCAAAGGTTTATTTATATAGAAGAATAGTACAGGCCAAACTATTCATCGACAATAACTATGCGGATAAAATAAACCTGAACAACATTTCAGACGAGGCTTATTTTTCCAAGTTCCATTTTATCCGCCTATTCAAATCTATATATGGAAAATCGCCGCATCAATATTTAAAATATGTCAGAATAGAAAAGGCAAAAGAGCTGTTGAAGAATAAGGTGTCAGTTTCTGAGGTCTGTTTTTTAGTAGGCTTTGACAGCATTTCCTCATTTAGCGGACTTTTTTCAAAAGTAGTTGGCGAATCACCTTCCCTTTACCTGGCGAATCATCAGGAAACAAAAAAGAGAATCAGTCAGGAACCACTTGCCTTTGTACCTGGTTGTTATGCCTATCAACATGGTTGGCTCGAGAATAGCAATTTTGAAGAAGTCGACGAATAA